From Malus sylvestris chromosome 1, drMalSylv7.2, whole genome shotgun sequence:
ttgatgattgacaCCTGGCCAAGCTCCAAGTTGATGTCACTAAGTTAATACTAAAATAACCTAATCTTCGATTTGGGGTTCCTTAATCCAAGGGTCCCCCATCAGGATTTACAGCAACATCGAATCTTATTGGTCTAACAAATAAAATTCACATGGGTTTTAGCCAATGGGAGACAGTCACCAAGCCATAATGATTATTGGTCTTACCCAATCGCTAATTATAATAGCATATGGATTATAATGAGATTAATAGGTGGTGCGATCTTCTTCACCTATtcaaaatgaaaagaataaaaataaaaatccctaGAGATATATCATTTAGTACTATAATCTAGTGACATTCATCTTTACTTGAAAGTGAGAGATTTCAAATTTAAATCTTTTAAATGACAAATTtaatatcaatttatttcttCCACTCCTCGATTTAAATATCGCGAGGGATGCTTTGGGTCACTTTGTGGCTGCTAGAGTGGCTCGGTTTGAGAATGTTTTCTCTCCGGCTCATGTGGAGGCTCTAGCAGCTTGTGACGGTTTGGCGATGATAGTTGAAAGGGCTTTTTCTAATTCTATTTTAGAGTGTGATTCGCTCAAGATCATGACGCTTTGCAAGGGTTGTCTTCTAACATGTCTTTTATTGGACCTGTCATTGAGGATGCCAAAGTTTTCATGTCGAGGATCACTGGAGTTATTACTGCCCAAGTTTGTCGTCAGGCTAATGATTTGGCCCGCCGCCTCGCAAATTTTCTCTGCATGATTGAGTCTCTTGGTCTTGGTTTGAGGAACCTCCAGACCTTCTGGCCGATCATTTTGAAGTTCATTGATAGGGTTGAGTTGTGAGTTGTGGGGGTGCTCATGCCCTTCTGTGCTTGTAATGTAATATCCAAccctatttttttattgaaatctatcgttgcttttaaaaaaaatatcattgtagaaaaaaatataagaaaaactaatgaaaatgacttgaaaactttgagttttaacgataaggacaaaataagggtaaagtgaatagcatcaggattgactttttagtgtaaaaatgtggtttttcgttaaagtgaacagtaccgcgggcttttcgttaaaactcctaaaaatatatatatgcaaatattATTCTCTTATCTGCAAATTTATGATATTAGGCTTGATTTGAGTTTGCCTTACAAATTTATTCGTGGTCTAATCTAGCAACATAAATACCAATTGTGTTGAGAACATTGTTAAAGGGGGATCGCTCAACAAAGGTATTCCTATAGTGCATAGCATTTTCTTCAAATTGTCCATTTTGTTCAACATTAGTTTGTATATTGAAATACATGTTGAAGAGTATAAAATGTTTCACATTGTGAAGAAACCAAAAcgtttcaccataaaatcaattcataatagccactcagtactacggtcaggtggtattcatctttacttataaatgagaggtcttagatttgaatctcgtgaatgacgaattcgataccaaattaggttgcccactGTGAAGCTTAGCCGAACTACCCCTtctcttagtgtaaaatatatcgttgtactaaaaaaaaaatcaattaataatATGAGGAGTAGACCAACTACTTAATTACTTATAAGTACATGCTAGGTTTATTTTTTCCCATGAGGGATTTGATGATAATGAATCTCATATTGATGagaggagggaccttgcataGGCTTTTAAGTAAGTTggactactccccatattgttATTAAGTTTCATGGTGAAACCTcaatttccttcatcatttcagagTAGAttgtctccctctctctctctctcaatttccttcatcatttcaaagTAGATTGTCCCACGTGCGAAGTTCAAAAGTCACATGTGCTCCGCATCCTTCCGTTTGTGTTATCAACATGCTAGGCTTGAAAATCCCCACACATGAGGGGCCGTATTgataatgaatcacatattgatTGAAAAGTAACATTTTATGAGCTTATAACTAGATTGAGTTATTCCTCATATTGTCAATCGAtcttatggtggaacctcaactttctttagGATTCACTCTCAACAAATTAGTAGGTGATTATATTTGAGATATATCCGTGGTCAACTATTTCGTTTCGTTTAAAGTGGGAATAATGAGCCCGACCGCGACCATTCCGTTCATGAACATAAAGACTATTCCGTAGCCCACTTTAggaagaaaacaaaaccaaaagaagagaagaaaaaagtttaaaaaacgTGAATGCATATTGGAAGTTACATGAATTTGATGCATCACTCGACATATATGGGTGGCATGTACATGATAATAAGATATTGAGTAGTGTAGTGGTGTTGAGCTGAGTATTTTCTGAAAGAGAAATCTCACAGGTGCCTCTGCAAGCTGTAGTTCGGGATTTTTTAATGTAGCCGGAACACGGGTGAAACAtcacatgttattatataatttgaggaattttttttaagtgtccCTTTTAATTGTATAGTAATATGTGATATTCTGTCCCGTGTTCTAaccacactaaaaaatctttcGTAACTTGGGCGTAGGGTTTGTTTAATTACCATTGGCTAAGCTCGATAAAGGCATGCGTGCGAAAGCCAACCTCGGTTGGCGGATGCTAAATATAGTCCTTCACGTGTGAGTCAGTCACTTGGTATTTGAAACATGCCGCAGCAGTTTAACGCCTTCAAAGAAGTTCACACCAGTTTCTTATCAACGTctgtgaatatatatatatgctcttAAATCCAGGCCAACATGTATGCTGGAGCTACGATGTAAACAACTGAAATCATTTAATTGTTTACAAAAATCGAATTAATTAGCTTTTAGTTTAATGTTTATCAGATCTCATAAACTGAGCATGTATGTGTAGTacataaaaagaaaacatatacaAAAGGATCATCTGTAATAACCCTTACAAAATATGCGTCAAATTTTGAAGAGATTGATAGCGGAACATTAACaatgaagaaataaagaaaCGTACAAATAgagtttttgaagaaataatgagttCATCACGTTTATTgacactttaaaattatcatcatcaatattttcaaattacaataaaataaaagagaaatatGTAAAATAACCTTTTTGAAGTGCTACAATCAATGTTTTAAAGGTGTTAGGCACTCGTTGGCGGTGAGTAGGAGCCTAGCGCTAACCATATAAATAAGTGtcaaattataatatataattgtattgGAAAACATAAActgtaaaaaatatgtaaattataAAGGACCAGAACATATTGAGAACATAGGGAACAAGCACATAATGTGTTCATTCAAGTatccaacaagtctcttacaatgtattaaaaaacataaaatgcaaaatgaaagttatctattttctattcGAGATAAAGAGTTTGGACCCTAAATATCTTAATAAAAATAAAGCAAAAGAAATCACAAATCTGCCAACCCGCTTAAACCCACCTAGGCTCACCTAGtcgggctaggcgggtgcctagatTTGTCAGGGcactctttcttaattttttaaatgcATAGGAATCAATCGGGACTATGACAGTCGCCTCGTACCTAGGCGGGCCCTACATGGCCAAGTGAGGACTTTTAGAACACAAACTACAATTCTACTTAGATATATAAGaagcctttaagggaagggatctccattttttttatacaaatgaGAATTAGTTGTGGGGCCTGCACTACATTGAACTTTAACGATCCCAAccttctatttttcaagttgcacctcatagatcatccttacaaaatattaccCAAATCGAAAATATTTGGGGCATCTAATTGAGTACAAAGAAATTGGCGAATACTTTATTATCTAAGACACATTGAAATTTCAtagtgataattaaatagacaaATGATTTcggattaaattaaatttttgcaaggataatctacaaatcgagacttacaaaataaacggtTTGAATCATTGAAGTTCGACGTGGAGGTaggcatgtgtgtgtgtgtgtgtgtttgtgtgtatcAATTACTCTAGTTGTATTAACAGTCGAAGTAAATATCAAATTATATGATGACCAATTTATGTGATGATGTAATGCAATCATCCTAGTGTGAGGGTGCCCTGAACTGagcaatttttattttctacaataatatatttacatAAATGGATGATGTACGTATTTAGGCCATGTCATAGTAATTAACCATAATAATTTGATATTAACTCGTCATTTACTGAGTTCGGAGctaagaagtaaaaaaagaatATAACTGAACTATAGTTCTAAGTGGCACCCTAAAAGAATGAACACCCTAAAAAGAACATTAGATCAATGTAAAGAAAACCgcatgaaaacaaaaattaagggCCAAGTTAGGATTgttgtgcttttaaaaaaaagtttttgttgTGCTTTAAGAATAATTAGATGTAAAATAAAGCAGTTGAGTGTTtaataaactatatttttaaaagtgttgtgaGTATAAAACCATTTGgtaaattttaatataattttatataatgCCAAACAATAGACATGGTAGTAAGGATGGTGGCAGTGGCAGTGCTAGTAGGGGCAGTGGTGGTGATGGCAGTAGTGTTGGTGGGGTATGGTGGTGGTGCCAATAACAGAGTGTGGTGATTGAGGTGTAAAGGTAGCAATGATAACATCGGTAAGGGTTGCGATTGTGATGGTGGTGAAGCCAATAACAATGTGTGGTGGTTAAGGTGTATAGGTAGTAGTGGTGGGGATTGTGGTGTTGTGCTGACGTCGGATGTGGTTGTGGCAACGATAGCGTAAGGCTAGTGGTTACAGTCGTGGGTGGTGACGATGATGGTAGTGgcgatgatggtggtggtggtaaggGAAGTGATGGTGCAGCGACAATGTTGAGGGTATGTTGGTGGCGCCAATAGTGGGGTGTGTTGGTTGAGGTGCAGAGGTAACAACAGTCGTAAGGCGGTTGCAGCGATGGTGGTGACATGGTTGTGGTGGTAGTTTTGGTGTTGGTAGTAGTGGCAATGATCGTGGTGGTAGTGGCGATAGGGAGGCTAGGGTTGTGATGGTGGTGGCAGTGGTGGTGGTAATGGCAGTGGGTGGTGTAAGGCTATGTGGTTGTAATGGTAGATGATGGTAGTCACTTTGTTTTCCAAGGGAGAAAATGTACGTAGAAAAAATATAACATCATTTTAATGCTAATGAGAGTATTACTTGCAAATCACTTTAAAGGCtctgttacatcccacatcgcccaggggagtgtatcctgtaagccttatatgtatattctcatctctacctagcacgaggccttttgggagctcactggcttcggagttTCGTGCTAATGAGAGTATTACTTGCAAATCACTTTAAAGGCtctgttacatcccacatcgcctaggggagtggatcctgtaagccttatatgtatattctcatctctacttagcacgaggctttttgggagctcactggcttcaggttccatcggaacttcgaagttaagcgagttcgcgcgagagcaatcccaggatgggtgacctactaggaagttctcgtgtgagttcctagaaacaaaaccgtgagggtgtggtcatgacccaaagcggacaatatcgtgttacggtggaatcgagcccgggatgtgacaatttggtattagagccaatccttggccggaagtgtgccgacgaggacgtcgagcccctaagggcGGTGGATTGTtatatcccacatcgcccagggaaatggattctgtaagccttatatgtatattctcatctctacctagcacgaggcattttgggagctcattggctttgggttttatcggaacttcgaagttaggCGAGttcgcgagagcaatcccaaggtgggtgacccactgggaagttctcgtatgagttcccagaaacaaaaccgtgatgacgtggtcggggctcaaagcgaacaatatggtgctatggtggagtcgagcctgcaatgtggtgggggcccgggccgggatgtgacaatttggtatcagagtcaatccttggccggaagtgtaccaacgaggacgtcgggcccctaagaggggtggattgttacatcccacatcgcccaggggagtggatcctgtaagccttatatgtatattctcatctctacctagcacgaggccttttgggagctcactggcttcgggttccatcagaactacgaagttaagcaagttcgcgcgagagcaatcctatgatgggtgacccactggggagttctcgtgtgagttctcagaaacaaaaccgtgagggtatggtcggggtccaaagcggacaatatcgtgttacggtggagttgagcccGTGATGCGGTGGGGCCTAGACCGGGATATGACAGGCTCAACTctgtttttataaataaataaataaaaagcttTTAAAAGCAACCTATACAAACTGCTTTTTTTAAAAAGTTGTTGTTTGAATGTCATTGattttaaaataaacagtaaatTTTATTTCGACGAAGAATTTTGTTActttattttttgagaaattttattttttttattactttaaCTTTAAACAGTTTTTGGTGGaaataaaaataccaaacaggcCTAAATTCCCCCACAAATTGCACTAGAAAACTAACTAGGCATGATATTTTATTCACACGTGTCGCTGACTTATTAGGCCAATTGCAGCCATTAAAATAGTCAAGATAGATGTGTAGTTTCTATTGTTACcttttttttgagaattttttttttttattactttaaCTTTAAACAGTTTTTGGTGGaaataaaaataccaaacaggcCTAAATTCCCCCACAAATTGCACTAGAAAACTAACTAGGCATGATATTTTATTCACACGTGTCGCTGACTTATTAGGCCAATTGCGCCATTAAAATAGTCAAGATAGATGTGTAGTTTCTATATATAGCCTATCcataagttatatatatattatataatctgTTAATTTGTATTTCAATACACAGGTTAATAACAAACCATTAAGACAATTTAATACTAAAATCCAAACCCGTtccccattaaaaaaaaaaagaaaaagaaaaaagaataaaaacaagGAATGGGTTTTAACCACTATTGGCCTATATAAGCTCTAATAAATGGGCAAAATGTATCAAAATAGTTTCTTACAGGCGGCAGATTGATCAATACCGTCCGTGTTCTTATTGGCTAGCTACTCTTTTTTTCTTAATCTTCTTAACCCTTACGCTAACATTAATATTGATCTTATTCAATTGCAGAAACCTTAAAACAAAAAGAGCATAAGGGGGCTGATATGGGGAGGGGGAAGATTGTGATTCGGAGGATCGATAATTCGACGAGCAGGCAAGTGACTTTCTCAAAGCGTAGGAAGGGTTTAATTAAGAAGGCAAAAGAGCTGGCGATTTTGTGCGATGCAGAAGTTGGACTTGTGATCTTCTCAAGCACCGGAAAGCTTTATGAATTTGCAAGCAACAGGtttgaaaccaaaaaaatatgTCAATGTTCTTTTTTTCTATACATTTTGGATCCCTTAGTTCTTGCATCTCTGGGTTAATCAGTGTTATATATAGTGTGCATGGCTCAGTTGTTGTGCTACATGTATGTTGTTGCATTTAAATAGCATGGTtatgattttttaattaattcaaacaATTAATTAGCTATATATTCTCTTAGGACCACTTTGAAAGAAGAGATTCAAATCTggaaatacaaaaataatattGGTGCTGACCTAGAGATTTATATTACAATGCAAGCTTAAGCAGATATAGCTAGAGGCTTCTCACAGTGTAAATATCTATATATTTTTGGGGAATTTTTCAATGTATAAGCTGTTACTTTGAAGATCATCATGAGCTGCTTGGAGTTAAAggtatttaaaaaaaaggatAGAAGTAGCTTGAACCAAGTCAAAGGTATGATCATTAAgggtactccaaaattattattaaagcTGAGGTTAATTTAGTGCAACAAATATTACTATATATCTAAATTTGAACACAAAACACTAGCTAAAACATGCATGAAGGGGCACATGAGATGATGATCAATGCGGATCTATGTGAGGGAGGAGTTGCGTGCCCAAGAATGAAAGCAAATTATCTGGTAAAATAACTCGTCTGCATCGGTGATATGCTACGCAAAATTGAAAGTGATATGATAAGAAATTATATCTATGCTAATTAAAAGCCAGGAAGATACTCGAAAGAACACTATCGACCTTGAATTTACATAATatatgaaaaagacattgtgccATGACAACCTCTATTAGTTAAATGAGTTGGATACAAAAAAGAATACATTCTCGGAGCTATTCCTAGTTAATATGACCGTAACACATCCATGTTTTGTTATCAATCACCTATTTTTTATCTTACAATATAAATCCATTTTGGTCTTACCCAACCCTAAGGCAAcctaaaccaaacaaaaatgtcTTTTGCTTGTCTAAGTATAGAAATCGCTATATTCAAAAGTTAGGGTAAGTTACAATTTCGAAATCGCTTTGTTAAAAGCACATAATTAAGTGTTAGGGAGGGTAATTAGTTACATTTTAGGGTCAATCACAATTTGCAATCTTAATAGTTTGACACCTATCTTTAATACTTTGACAAGTACAGCCTTAAAGTTACCATTAGCATTTTATCCGTCTAACTACAAATTAACCACTACTTTTTGACGTACTTCATATATCTCTTTTTGGCTTATATGGACGTCACATGAGCCCTTTCCCAACTCTTTCTACGTCTAGAaggttagggttttcttttcatTTAGTAAGTTCTTATATGTTGGTCATATGACATCCAAGTGATCGATCATATTGTGACTTTAAGTCTGTTTTTGTCAACAGCAATGCCAAATGTAGTTGACcttcaatttaattaaaactctAAGAGTTTGCTTGATAACTTTTGTTCTTAATTCTTATTTTTTGTGCTTGATATACGAAAAAAACTATATCATAAAAAGGAGGAATGAGGAAAGATGGTTAGAGGGAGGgaacaaaatgaaaacaaaatcttgaaaaTGAAAACAAGCTCGAATGATTTTAGACTTTCATTTTGTCTCTTTTCTAGTACATTTCTTCTGCATCTCTCATCCTCATTCTTCTGTTTTTTCCCCATTTCTGCCATGCATATCTCAATTATCTCTAacacaaaattgaaaattaaaaactaaaaatgagcTGATTTTCAAACAATCCCTGAATGTATGTACATCTTGTCAATGTCCTTGGAAGCGCTTTCTAAGAAAACAACCTATAACAAAGAGAAAACTTTTAGTTAATTCTACCAAACCAAATGgaaaactaatttaattaattatgtgaAATGTTTTCACTTCtcaaatgtcacatcccagttCCGACTCTgccgtagtacgatattgtccgctttgggcccctgccacaccctcacggtgttgtttctgggaacttagaCAAGAACTTCCCAAGGAGTCACTCACCCTAGGAATGCTCTCgctcgaactcgcttaactttggagttccgatggaatccaaagccagtgagtcccaaaaggccttgtgctatatggagatgggcatgtacatatgaggcacatcacccccttttccattggtcgatgtgggatgttacatcaaaacattaaaacaaaccGCCCTGAAACTATTGTGGATCACATTTAGTAATGAGCAAAAAAAAATAgcttgtttgataattatttatttttagttttgatttttgatttttgattttttatgcCTGAAATAGAGGAAATCTAGGGGAGAAATGAAGGACATGCATTGTGGAGGAATGATGATTGGAGAAAAGTAGAAGAAATATTTACAAGAAATATCCATGAAATAAAAACTATGTACAACAAAAATACTATTTTAAGTTGTTTTCTTCTaagattttgttttatttcattattCTTTATTTCATCTCCTTCCTCCTACCACCCTTTCTTCATCCATACTTACCCTATACGTTCTTTATATCTAAAGCACAAAaagtgaaaattaaaaactaaaaagttaTCAAACATATCTAATTAAGATTTTGGCCCTGAAAAGGGAAAACACGGAAAATGAAAACTTGGGATTCATAGTAACCAATTTCGTTACAACTGGATACCTACAGTTAGGGTTCCAAATAGATCAAAAGACTAGAACTACATGTGGTTCTGTGGATAATCCTCTACTTCTTAATTGCCAACATTCATATCCCTTAATATCTGTTACCCtgaaccatatatatatatatctaatgTAGTGATATAGAAATCAATGTCGATGTTAAGTTTTCCATTTTTAAGGTCCTCGTCATGAATCACCCTGATCACTGTGTTATGTCCTTATTTCCACCAGCTTGAATTCAGTGATAGAGAGATACAGCAGATCAAAGGAGGGACATCAGCAACTTCGTAACCCAGCTTCAGAAGTGAAGGTCTTCTCCATCTGCCTTTCGCTAATTTTTCTCTGCATTAACCAGATATTCCAGCATATCATATGAAATGTTAATTACATTGGAGTTATTTAATAGTAATGCTAATTTTTCTCTGCATTAACAATATACTCCAAGAGTTGGATTTCgtcttctttcttcccatgcTATTTGAGTTTAAAATAGATATCAGGGTTCATGAAGGCATGATGATAGGATAGACATGGATTTCATGACTAAACTTTGTACATAGAAACCTGAAACCCTAAAATACGTTTACATCTGTGTATCTGCTTCAACCTAAGTGCAATACACAATAAACCATTTCATGTCGTTTACAAGTATTTAACCAAACTAATTCGTCTTTTTCTTACACCTTCTAGGCATaaaacttaaggaaaactaatgaaaagagcttgaaaactttgagttttaatgataaggacaaaataaagggtaaagtgaatagtaacaggattgactttttagtgtaaaaatgtggtttttcgttaaagtgaacagtaccggatgcttttcgttaaagttccctaaaactTATACCTAGGCATTCAGTTACTCATACGTACTCAAGTAATTGTTAGGTTTTGGAATAAAAGTTTCCAACTCCAGACAGCTGCTTGTAATATTGCTACaaattaagaacaaaaaattgttACAATAATATTCTGTGGTCCTGCTTTGTCAAGTCAAACGAACTATTCTTTAATGGAGTTATGCATGCTTAGTCATAATTTCTGAAGGCTACCAGTTCTAGTCATAAGCAAAGATTGCTTCACACAACCATCAGACAAAATTAAACATGCATACGACTTCCTTGGCACTGATCAAGCATGTTAATTAGttacatatatgtatgtgtgcgtgcgtgtgtgtgtgtgtgtgtagtaaCTTGTGTTTCCTAACTCACATATACAGAAACACAAGATAATTTTGAGTTTGGTGAGAACAGTACAAAGAATAAGTTTAAATTACTCTTCCATCTTTtattatataaacatatataggATGTTTTTCAGCTTCCAAGGATGAGAACTGTACATGTTATCTTCCAAACAAATTATAAGTCCTGATGTTGGAATGATGAACTTGCGTAACTCCATTATAAGATAGTTCGTTTGTCTTGACTCAGAAGTACTTCTAGAATATATATGTTGAACTAAACCAAACTGTATACAAACTGCAAGAAACTACTTTTCTTTGATAAACCAAAGTTTATAATGTACTTAAATAATCGCAAGTTTCTGACATATTGTCAAAGGGACTTTATCTGATGCACTTCTCAAATGATGCATGCATTTTACTGTTTTGTTATTGTGTACTTGCTAGTTTTGGCAAGGGGAGGTAGCCAGCTTAAGGCAAGAACTACAGAACTTGAGAGAGAATCATCGGTACGATCTTTCTCCTTCAGTTCGTTAGAATTCAACAATTGTTTTTGAAATTGCACACAAGCACACACAAATAACGATGGCTGCACCTAATGTTATCATCTCATGGATAATATTGTCATAAGATGCTTCATATACAGAATTCTTACAATGTCCTAATTTAATATCTAATTATTTAGGGTTTACCTAGGGTGGATGTGAGCCACTTAAAAAACAATGTATACTATACATTGATTTGTGGTAGGACTCCAAACACTGCTCATCGACTTATCGTCCCGCATTGTGATATGACAGGCAATTCATGGGAGAACAACTTTATGGTTTAAGTGTCAAAGAACTAAAAGGTCTAGAAAGTCAGTTAGAAATGAGTCTGCAGGGAATTCGAATGAAAAAGGTTCGCTGAAATTAATGCTTTTATTTGTGTATAATCTTATTTCCTGGTGTCATTCTTTTCTTTTAGTAGAAGTTTGACAAATATCATTCATCTAAACTCTTGCAGGAACAAATATTAACTGATGAAATAGAAGACCTAAATCAAAAGGTCTTtcca
This genomic window contains:
- the LOC126616393 gene encoding MADS-box transcription factor 23-like; this translates as MGRGKIVIRRIDNSTSRQVTFSKRRKGLIKKAKELAILCDAEVGLVIFSSTGKLYEFASNSLNSVIERYSRSKEGHQQLRNPASEVKFWQGEVASLRQELQNLRENHRQFMGEQLYGLSVKELKGLESQLEMSLQGIRMKKEQILTDEIEDLNQKGNIIHMQNMELYKKVYGTSAVNSESRNVYIPNTMWTGEESHVPIHLQLNWPNQQT